From the genome of Neodiprion pinetum isolate iyNeoPine1 chromosome 3, iyNeoPine1.2, whole genome shotgun sequence, one region includes:
- the LOC124214860 gene encoding uncharacterized protein isoform X2, whose translation MDLDPAPAVSVLLLPRWLQPHMNVVDVCFGAPGDWSDILFSENMPIHGYRRAHNSSKHGIFTVTRNDLDVIPTETSAELLLRHHDHYLKTLGKPNAVVMHVERVDDLEPIMANLKYSTWRTWRTRIRYLLIVPKTICNVADCNRMFKVIWNYWILNAVILCSSNDTEDFVKSDRVKLYTYNPYSSDHSQRWETVLQETIEVPIEPDNFNHSWHVFRKDFTDIQSLADCEVLFFDKTLNMDGYLIPISMFLIRPKILLDPYKPGIGKWIGPDGLLLRTLATKLKFNVAEVFNGEPDLYGQLLANRSYTGELKLTFYGLSNIVTDGHLMGDLPGLEMTYPHSSTGVCFASRVAGLYPQWTNIFVAQNIWIGLGLGTILITIILYLRDKSQGLMPALLNAERFILGNSIIRLPESIEYRLIFGSIFLAFIVIDGIFRGRFISILAIARRLPNLDTLEQVKAQGVEIYGYGPLVDLIDDPVLKKGYHDLRPERCLARIEQDGQQRACLAQCLTLPALTADLNMAIHKASTVIGKNYAVQVHFNTELANDRPLEL comes from the exons ATGGACCTTGATCCTGCCCCTGCAGTCTCCGTGCTCTTACTTCCTCGATGGCTACAGCCGCAT ATGAATGTCGTTGACGTATGCTTCGGAGCTCCAGGAGATTGGTCGGACATTCTGTTTTCGGAAAATATGCCGATTCATGGATACAGACGAGCTCACAACAGTTCGAAACATGGCATATTCACTGTAACCCGAAACGACCTTGACGTTATCCCAACTGAAACGTCCGCGGAACTTTTATTGAGACACCATGATCATTACCTCAAAACACTTGGAAAGCCAAACGCTGTTGTGATGCACGTTGAACGAGTTGACGACCTTGAACCGATAATGGCAAACTTGAAGTACTCTACTTGGAGAACGTGGAGAACCAGGATACGCTACCTTCTTATTGTACCAA AGACAATATGTAACGTGGCAGATTGCAACAGAATGTTCAAAGTCATTTGGAATTACTGGATTCTCAATGCCGTGATACTGTGTTCGTCGAACGACACCGAGGACTTTGTGAAATCGGACAGAGTGAAGTTATACACTTATAACCCGTATTCGTCGGACCACTCGCAACGGTGGGAAACGGTTCTTCAAGAAACGATCGAAGTCCCTATAGAACCGGATAATTTTAACCACTCCTGGCACGTATTCAGGAAAGATTTCACCGACATCCAATCTCTGGCAGACTGCGAGGTCTTGTTTTTTGACAAAACCCTAAACATGGATGGATACTTGATCCCGATCAGTATGTTTTTAATTCGACCTAAGATACTTTTGGACCCATACAAACCCGGAATCGGAAAATGGATCGGACCGGATGGTTTGCTGCTTCGTACACTTGccacaaaattaaaattcaacgtAGCCGAG GTCTTCAACGGAGAACCCGATCTTTATGGACAACTACTTGCAAACCGTTCGTACACCGGTGAATTGAAACTCACGTTTTACGGGCTGTCCAACATCGTGACCGACGGTCATCTCATGGGGGATTTACCTGGTCTGGAAATGACGTATCCCCACTCATCGACCGGAGTGTGCTTTGCATCTCGTGTGGCCGGCTTGTACCCGCAATGGACGAATATTTTCGTCGCTCAAAATATATGGATTGGACTTGGGCTCGGCACGATACTGATAACCATCATTCTCTATCTGCGCGATAAGTCGCAGGGTCTGATGCCTGCTCTTCTCAACGCCGAACGATTTATTCTTGGTAACTCAATAATTCGATTACCAGAGTCCATTGAGTACCGATTAATTTTTggatcgatttttctcgcgttCATCGTTATCGATGGAATCTTCAGAG GTCGTTTTATATCAATCCTAGCAATAGCACGACGACTTCCGAATTTAGACACCCTCGAGCAGGTCAAGGCACAAGGAGTGGAAATCTACGGTTACGGGCCTCTTGTGGATTTGATTGACGATCCTGTCTTGAAGAAGGGTTATCACGACCTCCGCCCGGAACGTTGCCTCGCTAGGATCGAACAAGACGGTCAGCAGAGAGCCTGCCTCGCTCAATGTTTAACGTTACCAGCTCTTACGGCAGATTTGAATATGGCAATCCACAAAGCTTCGACCGTCATCGGAAAAAACTATGCAGTGCAA GTACATTTCAACACTGAATTGGCCAATGACAGACCGTTGGAACTTTGA
- the LOC124214860 gene encoding uncharacterized protein isoform X1: MDLDPAPAVSVLLLPRWLQPHMNVVDVCFGAPGDWSDILFSENMPIHGYRRAHNSSKHGIFTVTRNDLDVIPTETSAELLLRHHDHYLKTLGKPNAVVMHVERVDDLEPIMANLKYSTWRTWRTRIRYLLIVPKTICNVADCNRMFKVIWNYWILNAVILCSSNDTEDFVKSDRVKLYTYNPYSSDHSQRWETVLQETIEVPIEPDNFNHSWHVFRKDFTDIQSLADCEVLFFDKTLNMDGYLIPISMFLIRPKILLDPYKPGIGKWIGPDGLLLRTLATKLKFNVAEVFNGEPDLYGQLLANRSYTGELKLTFYGLSNIVTDGHLMGDLPGLEMTYPHSSTGVCFASRVAGLYPQWTNIFVAQNIWIGLGLGTILITIILYLRDKSQGLMPALLNAERFILGNSIIRLPESIEYRLIFGSIFLAFIVIDGIFRGRFISILAIARRLPNLDTLEQVKAQGVEIYGYGPLVDLIDDPVLKKGYHDLRPERCLARIEQDGQQRACLAQCLTLPALTADLNMAIHKASTVIGKNYAVYISTLNWPMTDRWNFDIQKLVEAGVINKWREDLGRDMELKSWRTKRAAEQPYFRPVELDSLFSAFVILVLGLLIALISFAWEMRARRWVTGEEKKAYTQKRSTDRNTKQNVDQATVNFH, translated from the exons ATGGACCTTGATCCTGCCCCTGCAGTCTCCGTGCTCTTACTTCCTCGATGGCTACAGCCGCAT ATGAATGTCGTTGACGTATGCTTCGGAGCTCCAGGAGATTGGTCGGACATTCTGTTTTCGGAAAATATGCCGATTCATGGATACAGACGAGCTCACAACAGTTCGAAACATGGCATATTCACTGTAACCCGAAACGACCTTGACGTTATCCCAACTGAAACGTCCGCGGAACTTTTATTGAGACACCATGATCATTACCTCAAAACACTTGGAAAGCCAAACGCTGTTGTGATGCACGTTGAACGAGTTGACGACCTTGAACCGATAATGGCAAACTTGAAGTACTCTACTTGGAGAACGTGGAGAACCAGGATACGCTACCTTCTTATTGTACCAA AGACAATATGTAACGTGGCAGATTGCAACAGAATGTTCAAAGTCATTTGGAATTACTGGATTCTCAATGCCGTGATACTGTGTTCGTCGAACGACACCGAGGACTTTGTGAAATCGGACAGAGTGAAGTTATACACTTATAACCCGTATTCGTCGGACCACTCGCAACGGTGGGAAACGGTTCTTCAAGAAACGATCGAAGTCCCTATAGAACCGGATAATTTTAACCACTCCTGGCACGTATTCAGGAAAGATTTCACCGACATCCAATCTCTGGCAGACTGCGAGGTCTTGTTTTTTGACAAAACCCTAAACATGGATGGATACTTGATCCCGATCAGTATGTTTTTAATTCGACCTAAGATACTTTTGGACCCATACAAACCCGGAATCGGAAAATGGATCGGACCGGATGGTTTGCTGCTTCGTACACTTGccacaaaattaaaattcaacgtAGCCGAG GTCTTCAACGGAGAACCCGATCTTTATGGACAACTACTTGCAAACCGTTCGTACACCGGTGAATTGAAACTCACGTTTTACGGGCTGTCCAACATCGTGACCGACGGTCATCTCATGGGGGATTTACCTGGTCTGGAAATGACGTATCCCCACTCATCGACCGGAGTGTGCTTTGCATCTCGTGTGGCCGGCTTGTACCCGCAATGGACGAATATTTTCGTCGCTCAAAATATATGGATTGGACTTGGGCTCGGCACGATACTGATAACCATCATTCTCTATCTGCGCGATAAGTCGCAGGGTCTGATGCCTGCTCTTCTCAACGCCGAACGATTTATTCTTGGTAACTCAATAATTCGATTACCAGAGTCCATTGAGTACCGATTAATTTTTggatcgatttttctcgcgttCATCGTTATCGATGGAATCTTCAGAG GTCGTTTTATATCAATCCTAGCAATAGCACGACGACTTCCGAATTTAGACACCCTCGAGCAGGTCAAGGCACAAGGAGTGGAAATCTACGGTTACGGGCCTCTTGTGGATTTGATTGACGATCCTGTCTTGAAGAAGGGTTATCACGACCTCCGCCCGGAACGTTGCCTCGCTAGGATCGAACAAGACGGTCAGCAGAGAGCCTGCCTCGCTCAATGTTTAACGTTACCAGCTCTTACGGCAGATTTGAATATGGCAATCCACAAAGCTTCGACCGTCATCGGAAAAAACTATGCAGT GTACATTTCAACACTGAATTGGCCAATGACAGACCGTTGGAACTTTGATATACAAAAACTTGTCGAGGCCGGAGTCATTAACAAATGGCGTGAGGACCTTGGCCGAGATATGGAACTGAAATCATGGAGAACGAAACGGGCGGCGGAACAGCCGTACTTCAGACCAGTTGAGCTTGACAGCTTGTTTAGTGCTTTCGTCATATTGGTCTTGGGACTCCTAATTGCTCTGATCTCTTTTGCGTGGGAGATGAGAGCCCGACGTTG GGTAACtggagaggagaaaaaagcGTATACACAGAAGAGATCGACTGACAGGAATACGAAACAAAACGTCGATCAAGCAACAGTGAATTTTCACTGA
- the LOC124214863 gene encoding uncharacterized protein: MYRQAYESFKYSVFTVGRKDRGFVRLESLAEIILKHYDHYLKTQGKPNAVVMYVERMDDLESILNNMKFSAWRTWKNRIRYLIIVPRTLCNAENADQMFRVIWSYWILNAIILCSSDHTKDLTKNELYTYNPYSSDHSQLWKTVIQETVQVFTKPKNFSHSWYVFREDLIDIKSPKDCDSLFFDKTLNLDNYLLPINMFVIRPDLYVDQKKSGVGKYTGLHGLTLQTLAKKLRFNVDEPCNDDIDKHGQLIQNGSYTGELKNAFYGRSNILTGTHLMADFPGLEVTYPFITSGACLATRLGDPYPLWTNIFVAKEIWIGLGLITLLVTVVLYLRNKSLGMIAAFLDAERFIVGNSIIRLPKSIKYRFVFGSIFLAFMVLDGIFKGRFVSTLASDRRYPTLDTLEQVKEEGVHLYGYGTLINWIDDPVLKRRFHGIVSEKCLEMIALDGKQRACLGHCLTLPLVMPNSSMKIHTAVIPIVENYAVFISTLNWPMMDRWNFEIQKLAEAGFMKKWHSDVLLEIEIKSWKTKRAADQQYSKTIQFDSLLSAFIILLFGLVTALLTFVWEIRERGR; this comes from the exons ATGTATCGTCAAGCTTACGAGAGCTTCAAATACAGCGTCTTTACTGTAGGAAGGAAAGACCGCGGCTTTGTTCGACTCGAATCGCTGGCGGAAATTATACTCAAACACTACGATCATTATCTAAAAACACAAGGAAAGCCGAACGCAGTTGTGATGTACGTAGAGCGGATGGATGATCTCGAATCAATATTGAATAACATGAAGTTCTCCGCGTGGAGAACTTGGAAGAACAGGATACGTTACCTCATCATTGTGCCAA GGACCTTGTGCAACGCGGAAAACGCTGATCAAATGTTCAGAGTTATTTGGAGCTACTGGATCCTTAACGCGATAATACTTTGCTCCTCCGATCATACTAAAGATTTGACCAAAAACGAATTGTACACTTACAATCCGTACTCATCGGATCACTCGCAACTGTGGAAAACGGTTATTCAAGAAACTGTCCAAGTTTTTACAAagccaaaaaatttcagtcacTCCTGGTACGTCTTCAGGGAAGACTTAATCGACATCAAGTCTCCGAAAGACTGCGATAGCTTGTTTTTCGACAAAACTCTGAACCTCGACAATTACCTTTTACCAATAAACATGTTCGTGATTCGTCCTGACCTATACGTCGATCAGAAGAAATCTGGCGTAGGGAAATATACGGGGCTGCATGGTTTGACTCTTCAGACACTCGCGAAAAAGCTGAGATTTAACGTGGATGAG CCTTGCAACGACGACATTGACAAGCACGGACAATTAATTCAAAACGGCTCGTACACTggggaattgaaaaatgcGTTTTACGGACGGTCGAACATACTAACCGGCACCCATCTTATGGCGGATTTCCCTGGTCTGGAAGTGACCTATCCTTTCATAACGAGTGGAGCGTGTCTTGCAACTCGTTTGGGTGACCCATACCCCCTGTGGACAAATATTTTTGTCGCTAAAGAGATATGGATCGGACTTGGGCTCATCACGCTACTCGTGACCGTCGTTCTCTACCTGCGTAACAAATCGCTGGGAATGATAGCTGCGTttctggacgcggagcgattTATTGTTGGTAATTCAATAATCCGATTGCCAAAGTCTATCAAATACAGATTCGTTTTTGGATCGATATTTCTCGCCTTCATGGTTCTCGACGGAATCTTCAAGG GTCGTTTCGTATCAACTTTGGCAAGCGATCGCCGATATCCAACTCTAGATACTCTCGAGCAGGTCAAGGAGGAGGGGGTTCATCTCTACGGTTACGGGACTTTGATAAATTGGATCGACGATCCCGTTTTGAAAAGACGTTTCCACGGCATCGTTTCCGAAAAGTGTCTTGAAATGATAGCACTTGATGGTAAACAGCGAGCCTGTTTAGGTCATTGCTTGACATTACCATTAGTGATGCCTAACTCTTCGATGAAGATTCACACAGCTGTAATTCCGATCGTAGAAAATTACGCAGT CTTCATCTCGACGCTAAATTGGCCCATGATGGACCGTTGGAACTTTGAAATTCAGAAACTGGCCGAGGCTGGTTTCATGAAGAAATGGCATTCAGACGTTTTAttggaaatagaaataaaatcatgGAAAACGAAGAGGGCGGCTGATCAGCAGTACTCCAAAACAATCCAGTTTGACAGTTTGCTCTCAGCTTTCATAATATTACTTTTTGGTCTTGTGACTGCTCTCCTCACTTTCGTCTGGGAGATACGAGAACGAGGAAGATGA
- the LOC124215590 gene encoding uncharacterized protein → MYVERMDDLESILNNMKFSAWRTWKNRIRYLIIVPRTLCNAENADQMFRVIWSYWILNAIILCSSDHTKDLTKNELYTYNPYSSDHSQLWKTVIQETVQVFTQPKNFSHSWYVFREDLIDIKSPKDCDSLFFDKTLNLDNYLLPINMFVIRPDLYVDQKKSGIGKYTGLHGLTLQTLAKKLRFNVDETCNDDTDKLGQLIQNGSYTGELKNAFYGLSNILTGSHLMADFPGLEMTYPYISSQACFASRYADLYPSWTNIFVAKVIWIGLGLITLLVTVVLYLHNKSLGMMAAFLDAERFVVGNSIIRLPETIKYRFTFGSIFLAFLVLDGVFRGRFVSTLASDRRYPNLHTLEQVKAEGVHLYGYEFFMNWIDDPVLKKRFHGIVLEKCLEMIARDGKQRACLAHCSTLPSVFPNSSMLVHKALIPVIDNYAVFISTLNWPMMDRWNFDIQKLLEAGIINKWHSDVLLEIEMKSWKTKRAAVQPYSKKIQLNSLLSAFIILLFGLVTALLTLVWEIRERRR, encoded by the exons ATGTACGTAGAGCGGATGGATGATCTCGAATCAATATTGAATAACATGAAGTTCTCCGCGTGGAGAACTTGGAAGAACAGGATACGTTACCTCATCATTGTGCCAA GGACCTTGTGCAACGCGGAAAACGCTGATCAAATGTTCAGAGTTATTTGGAGCTACTGGATCCTTAACGCGATAATACTTTGCTCCTCCGATCATACTAAAGATTTGACCAAAAACGAATTGTACACTTACAATCCGTACTCATCGGATCACTCGCAACTGTGGAAAACGGTTATTCAAGAAACTGTCCAAGTTTTTACACagccaaaaaatttcagtcacTCCTGGTACGTCTTCAGGGAAGACTTAATCGACATCAAGTCTCCGAAAGACTGCGATAGCTTGTTTTTCGACAAAACTCTGAACCTCGACAATTACCTTTTACCAATAAACATGTTCGTGATTCGTCCTGACCTATACGTCGATCAGAAGAAATCTGGCATAGGGAAATATACGGGGCTGCATGGTTTGACTCTTCAGACACTCGCGAAAAAGTTGAGATTCAACGTGGATGAG ACTTGCAACGACGACACTGACAAGCTCGGACAATTAATTCAAAACGGCTCGTACACCggggaattgaaaaatgcGTTTTACGGCCTATCAAATATACTAACCGGCAGTCATCTTATGGCGGATTTCCCCGGTCTGGAAATGACCTATCCTTACATATCGAGTCAAGCATGTTTTGCATCTCGTTATGCTGACCTGTACCCTTCGTGGACAAACATTTTTGTCGCTAAAGTGATATGGATCGGACTTGGGCTCATCACGCTACTCGTGACCGTCGTTCTGTACCTGCATAACAAGTCGCTGGGAATGATGGCTGCGTTTTTGGATGCGGAGCGATTTGTTGTTGGTAATTCAATAATTCGATTACCTGAGACCATCAAATACAGATTCACCTTTGGATCAATTTTTCTCGCCTTCCTGGTTCTCGACGGAGTATTCAGAG GTCGTTTCGTATCAACTTTGGCAAGCGATCGCCGATATCCAAATCTACACACGCTTGAGCAGGTCAAAGCGGAAGGCGTTCATCTCTACGGTTACGAGTTTTTTATGAATTGGATCGACGATCccgttttgaaaaaacgtTTCCACGGCATCGTTCTTGAAAAGTGTCTTGAAATGATAGCACGTGATGGTAAGCAGCGAGCCTGCTTAGCTCATTGCTCAACGTTACCATCAGTGTTTCCGAATTCCTCGATGCTGGTTCACAAAGCTTTAATTCCAGTCATCGACAATTACGCAGT CTTCATCTCGACGCTAAATTGGCCCATGATGGACCGTTGGAACTTTGACATTCAAAAACTGCTCGAGGCTGGTATCATAAATAAATGGCATTCAGACGTTTTATTggaaatagaaatgaaatcatgGAAAACGAAGAGGGCGGCTGTTCAGCCGTACTCCAAAAAAATCCAGCTTAACAGTTTGCTCTCAGCTTTCATAATATTACTTTTTGGCCTTGTGACTGCTCTCCTCACTCTCGTCTGGGAGATACGTGAACGACGAAGATGA